One Spirochaeta africana DSM 8902 genomic window carries:
- a CDS encoding ABC transporter permease, whose product MVDGVGRRSTLMHRGAPHLAGAFFLLLLVPPVAAVLGAGFGDLLPGLAAEGWSALQPVLQLLQRPAIRGSVRFSLLQAGLSAVISVVLALPGAYLLAHLRFPGKRLVQSLTLLPFVLPSLIVVLAIISMYGRAGFLSRLFQTDLSLVYSPFGIILAHVLFNISVALRMISAGWLAVDSRLCDVSRSLGEPVWLRLLRLDLRLLLPSIVSALTVIFLYCFVSFGVVLIFGGVRWTTLEVRIYQEMFQNLNPGGAGILALLQIGIAASVVFLLQRTVGHRARRRGGRFHVRPWSTVGRIGRVLTMGYWLLIGLVFFSPLITLVVRAFRPGGRWSVAAFRALLGGGRIGDRDLYEVMRTTLVQLIGTSLGLAALSALLCTAAAYLAARALRGRRLPYLDTLMMLPLAISSVTLSLGMRMLWIEVLPPVVIIAITQAIMAFPMVFRVLRTALDDFPVAYTEAAQSVGGGVWFRLRTLDIPVLHRGILNAYVLAFALGLADFTGVLTIGRGQVVTFPVALYRLIGFQSFDAALALGVLYIAIVLTAFWIIDATSYAREQEGL is encoded by the coding sequence ATGGTTGATGGCGTGGGAAGACGTTCTACGCTGATGCATCGCGGCGCGCCCCATCTGGCGGGCGCGTTTTTTCTGCTGCTGCTGGTGCCGCCGGTAGCAGCAGTGCTGGGGGCGGGTTTTGGCGACCTGCTGCCGGGGCTGGCCGCCGAGGGGTGGTCCGCCCTCCAGCCGGTACTGCAGCTGCTGCAGCGGCCGGCAATTCGCGGCAGTGTGCGGTTCTCGCTGCTGCAGGCCGGGTTGTCGGCGGTCATCAGTGTGGTGCTGGCCCTGCCGGGGGCCTATCTGCTGGCGCATCTGCGTTTTCCGGGCAAGCGGCTGGTGCAGAGTCTTACCCTGCTGCCGTTTGTGCTGCCAAGCCTGATTGTGGTGCTGGCCATCATTAGTATGTATGGCAGAGCCGGATTCCTCAGCCGGTTGTTCCAGACCGACCTGTCGCTGGTGTATTCCCCGTTCGGGATTATTCTTGCTCATGTACTGTTCAATATCTCGGTTGCCTTGCGCATGATCTCGGCCGGATGGCTGGCGGTGGATTCCCGGCTGTGTGACGTCTCCCGCTCGCTCGGTGAGCCGGTGTGGCTGCGTCTGCTGCGGCTTGATCTGCGCCTGCTGCTACCCTCGATCGTTTCGGCCCTCACGGTGATATTCCTGTACTGCTTTGTCAGTTTCGGGGTTGTGCTGATTTTCGGCGGTGTGCGCTGGACCACGCTCGAGGTTCGTATCTACCAGGAGATGTTTCAGAATCTGAACCCCGGGGGTGCCGGGATACTGGCGCTGCTGCAGATCGGGATTGCCGCGAGTGTGGTGTTTCTGCTGCAGCGGACGGTTGGGCACCGGGCTCGCCGTCGCGGTGGGCGCTTCCATGTTCGTCCATGGAGCACGGTCGGCCGCATTGGCCGGGTGCTGACGATGGGCTACTGGCTGTTGATCGGCCTGGTATTTTTTTCACCGCTGATCACCCTGGTGGTGCGGGCCTTTCGCCCCGGCGGCCGCTGGAGCGTTGCTGCCTTTCGCGCATTGCTTGGCGGAGGGCGAATCGGGGATCGCGATCTGTACGAGGTCATGCGCACTACCCTGGTGCAGCTGATCGGCACGAGCCTCGGGCTAGCGGCCTTGTCGGCACTGCTGTGTACAGCGGCGGCCTATCTGGCGGCCCGGGCCCTGCGCGGGCGACGGCTGCCGTATCTGGACACCCTGATGATGCTGCCGTTGGCGATTTCCAGTGTTACCCTCAGCCTGGGTATGCGGATGTTATGGATCGAAGTGCTGCCGCCGGTGGTGATTATCGCGATTACCCAGGCCATAATGGCCTTTCCGATGGTGTTTCGGGTGCTGCGAACAGCTCTGGATGACTTTCCGGTGGCATACACCGAGGCGGCGCAGAGTGTTGGCGGCGGGGTGTGGTTCCGGTTGCGCACCCTGGATATACCGGTGCTGCACCGCGGGATACTGAATGCTTATGTACTTGCTTTCGCACTCGGATTGGCGGATTTTACCGGTGTGCTGACCATCGGTCGCGGACAGGTGGTGACTTTCCCGGTTGCCCTGTACCGGCTGATCGGTTTTCAGAGTTTTGATGCGGCATTGGCGCTGGGTGTGCTGTATATTGCGATTGTGCTGACCGCATTCTGGATAATAGATGCTACATCCTACGCCCGGGAGCAGGAGGGGTTGTGA
- a CDS encoding thiamine ABC transporter substrate-binding protein: MKVLVRILLAAVLTAGLLAACDRTAEEAAADIEARRGETDQVVIYGYDSLPGTLRRAIVEHMEREYGVEVDLQRIGDTGAVFTQLYLERSNPQADVVIGLDESYLPRLRAENMLEPYEPADLQLVRDELLVDPEYYAVPFDFGYITLNADMENLERVPESWEDLLSEDFRNSFIMLNPGTSSPGRNFLLYTIAVFGEDDWLDFWQQLQPNILTVTSGWSDGYGLYTQGEAPLVVSYETSPAFHRHFEETDRYQAVLFDDAAYLQVEVAGIVHNARNRLNAERVMDFLVSQEFQELIPLNQIMYPIHPGVELPEAFTAGASVENAVSLDPQLVGDNFSTWLMAWEDVLR; encoded by the coding sequence ATGAAAGTGCTGGTACGAATACTTTTGGCAGCCGTGCTGACAGCCGGGCTGCTCGCTGCGTGCGACCGGACAGCCGAGGAGGCTGCTGCAGATATCGAGGCTCGTCGCGGAGAAACCGATCAGGTGGTTATCTATGGATACGATTCCCTGCCGGGTACCCTGCGTCGCGCGATTGTGGAGCACATGGAGCGCGAGTACGGGGTCGAGGTTGATCTGCAGCGGATTGGAGACACCGGGGCGGTGTTTACCCAGCTCTATCTGGAGCGCAGCAATCCACAGGCGGATGTAGTGATTGGCCTGGATGAGAGTTATCTGCCGCGTTTGCGGGCGGAGAATATGCTGGAGCCGTATGAACCGGCAGATCTGCAGCTGGTTCGCGATGAGCTGCTGGTAGATCCCGAGTATTACGCGGTACCGTTTGACTTCGGCTACATTACCCTGAACGCCGATATGGAGAACCTGGAGCGTGTACCGGAGAGCTGGGAGGATCTGCTCAGCGAAGATTTTCGCAACTCCTTTATTATGCTCAATCCAGGCACCAGTTCACCTGGGCGAAACTTTCTGCTGTACACCATTGCGGTATTTGGCGAGGATGACTGGCTGGATTTCTGGCAGCAGCTGCAGCCGAACATACTGACGGTTACCAGCGGCTGGTCCGATGGCTATGGCTTGTACACCCAGGGCGAGGCACCACTGGTGGTGAGCTATGAAACCAGCCCTGCCTTTCATCGTCATTTCGAGGAGACCGACCGGTATCAGGCGGTGCTGTTCGATGATGCAGCCTATCTGCAGGTAGAGGTGGCCGGGATTGTGCACAATGCCCGCAATCGACTGAATGCCGAACGGGTCATGGATTTTCTGGTCAGTCAGGAGTTCCAGGAGCTGATTCCGTTGAATCAGATTATGTACCCGATTCACCCCGGGGTCGAGCTGCCCGAGGCCTTTACCGCCGGTGCGTCGGTAGAGAATGCGGTCAGCCTGGATCCTCAGCTGGTAGGTGATAACTTCTCTACATGGTTGATGGCGTGGGAAGACGTTCTACGCTGA
- a CDS encoding adenylate/guanylate cyclase domain-containing protein produces the protein MSSSDYRLAAIMFTDIVGFSRMMEQNEAETLQLLSSHNRLVADAIGEYNGTIIKSMGDGFLVDFPNTVQAVQAGVTILDRMHAWNVTRGGEPLQLRIGIHLGDIHFFDDDALGEGINIASRLQTVAQPGRIAISQDVYNMIVNKLSVPIEARGEVKLKNIQRSVPVYEIAVSAERPSAASTAATAATAAAQNSAERPPTTPAAANQTQAAHDNAERPPAAPAAAGAKQADPSPAGAHSDARRAEQTAALEQLVRATVLGEIKSRGRRITLDEAQELFPSVDDDTLRALQQLLHKGLIARSSGTGASGSPGAADANAAATGAAGSAGSRRGAYTPGRSGTTGSGYGSAPAHERDLFSRIGSALREAGILGGGGQQALTDQQYVEQYRAKVERDAGKHRAELAGHLGSYLGVNAFLFLINMVTSPGFPWFLFPLFGWGIGTLNHIHDVKRKQDAVRHLEALPNLDRAGLKMLQEYEQARSSMGAHIVSTVGTSALLVMINLVTSPGFPWSLIPIGAMGIGLVAHLAAYPGKIRKLRTRMERAGILVPSLPLFRPVNRLPKPGAEGYTRTQQARIIRSVILSQYKKARKAGAPLERDFPAVLDTYVNQIEDLEAKCIEVKGLVSSIPTADLERDLVQLQRRKASTDDQRLQREYAESIRQIEQHRASYRELVNQQEMLNLRLTGALNSLKQLQIDLVRMQSISHTHDSSMLEDLRVRSEDLTRYLSDVERGFAELG, from the coding sequence ATGAGCTCATCTGATTATCGACTGGCTGCGATTATGTTCACCGACATCGTCGGCTTCAGCCGCATGATGGAACAAAACGAGGCCGAAACCCTGCAGCTGCTTTCCAGTCACAACCGCCTGGTTGCTGATGCGATCGGGGAGTATAACGGGACGATCATCAAGTCGATGGGCGATGGTTTTCTGGTTGATTTCCCCAATACTGTGCAGGCAGTGCAGGCCGGGGTTACCATCCTGGACCGGATGCATGCCTGGAATGTAACCCGCGGGGGGGAGCCGCTGCAGCTGCGGATCGGTATTCATCTGGGGGACATCCATTTTTTCGATGATGACGCCCTGGGTGAGGGGATAAACATCGCCAGTCGCCTGCAGACGGTAGCGCAGCCTGGACGGATTGCGATCAGTCAGGATGTCTACAACATGATTGTCAACAAGCTCTCGGTGCCGATCGAGGCCAGGGGCGAGGTCAAACTGAAGAATATCCAGCGATCGGTGCCGGTATACGAGATCGCGGTGAGTGCCGAGCGGCCATCCGCCGCATCCACGGCAGCCACCGCAGCCACCGCAGCCGCGCAGAACAGCGCCGAGCGACCTCCCACCACGCCAGCAGCGGCCAATCAGACACAGGCCGCGCATGACAACGCCGAGCGGCCTCCCGCCGCGCCAGCAGCGGCCGGGGCGAAACAGGCCGATCCGTCTCCCGCCGGCGCACACAGCGATGCCCGACGGGCCGAGCAGACTGCAGCCCTGGAGCAGCTGGTGCGCGCCACGGTGCTGGGCGAGATCAAATCCCGTGGGCGCCGGATCACCCTGGACGAGGCACAGGAGTTGTTTCCATCCGTTGATGATGACACCCTGCGGGCCTTGCAGCAGCTGCTGCACAAGGGGCTGATTGCCCGCAGCAGTGGTACTGGCGCGTCGGGATCGCCCGGCGCTGCCGACGCTAACGCCGCCGCTACCGGCGCTGCCGGTTCTGCCGGCAGCCGGCGCGGGGCCTACACCCCGGGACGATCGGGCACTACCGGATCGGGTTACGGGAGCGCGCCTGCGCATGAGCGCGATCTGTTCAGCCGTATCGGCTCTGCCCTGCGCGAGGCAGGGATTCTTGGCGGCGGCGGGCAGCAGGCTCTGACAGATCAGCAGTATGTAGAGCAGTATCGAGCCAAGGTAGAGCGGGATGCCGGCAAGCATCGTGCAGAACTGGCGGGGCACCTGGGAAGCTACCTGGGAGTGAATGCCTTCCTGTTCCTCATCAACATGGTGACATCGCCAGGATTTCCGTGGTTTCTGTTCCCGCTGTTCGGATGGGGTATCGGGACCCTTAACCACATTCACGATGTCAAGCGCAAGCAGGATGCGGTGCGTCACCTTGAGGCCCTGCCCAACCTGGATCGTGCCGGTCTCAAGATGCTGCAGGAATACGAGCAGGCACGCAGCAGCATGGGGGCGCATATCGTCTCGACTGTGGGCACCAGTGCCCTGCTGGTGATGATCAATCTGGTGACATCGCCGGGGTTTCCCTGGTCGCTGATACCGATCGGTGCGATGGGAATCGGGCTTGTCGCGCATCTGGCTGCCTATCCCGGCAAGATCCGCAAGCTGCGCACGCGCATGGAGCGTGCCGGGATTCTGGTGCCCTCGCTGCCGCTGTTCCGGCCGGTCAATCGGCTGCCCAAGCCTGGTGCCGAGGGCTATACCCGAACGCAGCAGGCGCGCATCATTCGCAGCGTGATCCTGTCGCAGTATAAAAAAGCACGCAAGGCCGGCGCGCCGCTGGAGCGGGATTTCCCCGCGGTACTTGATACCTATGTGAACCAGATAGAGGATCTGGAGGCAAAATGCATCGAGGTAAAGGGGTTGGTATCCAGTATTCCCACAGCCGATCTTGAGCGGGATCTGGTACAGCTGCAGCGACGCAAGGCCAGCACGGATGATCAGCGTCTGCAGAGAGAGTATGCAGAATCGATCCGGCAGATCGAGCAGCACCGGGCCTCATATCGTGAGCTGGTCAACCAGCAGGAGATGCTCAATCTGCGCCTCACCGGTGCCCTGAACAGCCTGAAACAGCTGCAGATTGATCTGGTTCGTATGCAGAGTATATCGCACACCCACGACAGTAGCATGCTGGAGGATCTGCGGGTTCGTTCCGAAGATCTCACCAGATATCTCTCGGATGTAGAACGGGGTTTCGCCGAGCTCGGATAG
- the radA gene encoding DNA repair protein RadA, protein MAAKRTVHYVCSECGHSEVKWAGRCPSCGTWNTMQEFRESNARAAAPSRIAPSRAAAARTAPVPHPAAQSLHELEAGEGLRFSTGHPEFDRVLGGGLIHGSTVLLGGEPGIGKSTLMLQTAALVDCRVLYVAGEESPRQIKNRADRLGLGDRQLRLSSETTLHELLDVLDAEQPELVVIDSIQTLWDEDTGSPPGAPTQLRRCAYAVSEWCRLHEATAVFIAHVTKEGTIAGPKILEHMVDAVLYFEQSEHELRFLRIPKNRFGTTDEIGLFSMGADGLTSVSDPTGLFFVQRSDPLPAGITTTPVYEGSRVLMVEIQALTVPAAGGSSRTYSDRIDPRRVSRIAAVLEKHLGLRFSDQDIYINVAGGIRISEVAVDLAIAVALYSARTGVPCPANTTCTGEVSLAGEVRPVIHLTKRLTAAKDLGITTCVGPAAARRGEQVDQSYQRVATLGQAIQMLLKK, encoded by the coding sequence ATGGCAGCCAAACGAACAGTCCATTACGTCTGCAGTGAATGCGGACACAGCGAGGTCAAGTGGGCAGGTCGATGCCCGTCCTGTGGCACATGGAACACCATGCAGGAGTTCCGCGAGTCGAATGCGCGCGCTGCCGCCCCATCCCGTATCGCCCCATCTCGTGCCGCTGCAGCCCGGACCGCCCCGGTACCGCACCCGGCCGCCCAGTCGCTGCACGAACTGGAAGCTGGTGAAGGGCTGCGGTTTTCTACCGGCCACCCCGAGTTCGACCGGGTGCTCGGCGGCGGGCTGATCCACGGCTCCACGGTACTGCTGGGCGGCGAACCCGGGATCGGGAAATCCACCCTGATGCTGCAGACAGCCGCGCTGGTCGACTGCCGGGTGCTGTACGTTGCCGGCGAGGAATCCCCGCGCCAGATCAAGAACCGCGCCGACCGCCTGGGCCTGGGCGACCGCCAGCTGCGTTTGAGCAGTGAAACCACCCTCCACGAACTGCTGGATGTCCTGGACGCCGAACAGCCCGAGCTGGTTGTAATCGACTCCATCCAGACCCTGTGGGACGAAGACACCGGCTCGCCGCCCGGCGCCCCCACCCAGCTGCGCCGCTGCGCCTATGCTGTGTCGGAATGGTGCCGCCTGCACGAGGCCACCGCGGTGTTCATTGCCCATGTAACCAAGGAGGGCACCATCGCCGGGCCCAAGATACTCGAGCACATGGTAGACGCCGTGCTGTACTTCGAGCAGTCCGAACACGAGCTGCGCTTCCTGCGCATCCCCAAGAACCGCTTCGGCACCACCGACGAGATCGGGCTGTTCAGTATGGGTGCCGACGGGCTCACCTCGGTAAGCGACCCGACCGGGCTGTTCTTCGTACAGCGCAGCGACCCGCTGCCGGCCGGGATAACCACCACCCCGGTCTACGAGGGCTCGCGGGTACTGATGGTAGAGATTCAGGCCCTGACCGTCCCGGCCGCCGGTGGATCATCGCGCACCTACTCCGACCGCATCGACCCTCGCCGTGTCTCGCGGATCGCCGCCGTGCTGGAAAAGCACCTCGGGCTGCGCTTCTCGGATCAGGACATATACATCAATGTTGCCGGGGGTATCCGGATATCCGAGGTCGCCGTGGATCTGGCCATTGCCGTAGCCCTGTACTCGGCACGCACCGGCGTCCCCTGCCCGGCCAACACCACCTGCACCGGCGAGGTCAGCCTGGCCGGCGAGGTACGCCCGGTAATCCACCTGACCAAGCGCCTGACCGCAGCCAAGGACCTGGGGATTACCACCTGTGTCGGACCAGCCGCTGCCCGCCGCGGCGAACAGGTCGACCAGAGCTACCAGCGGGTCGCCACCCTGGGGCAGGCGATACAGATGTTGCTGAAGAAATAA